The proteins below come from a single Gossypium raimondii isolate GPD5lz chromosome 2, ASM2569854v1, whole genome shotgun sequence genomic window:
- the LOC105787530 gene encoding zinc-finger homeodomain protein 6 codes for MELRDQDKEMGLPLPLSSSQTPNPRPPQTLNHYPNIDPLPPGSVAGAEPEPVGSSLVVRYRECLKNHAATMGGHVVDGCGEFMPSGEEGTMAAMKCAACECHRNFHRKEINGESQYLPPLPRRNGVVHLQQQPVRFPAPVMMSFGGGGGGTAEESSSEDLRHDELINVPQSSKKRFRTKFSQDQKEKMMEFAETLGWRIQKQDEHELQMFCSQVGVKRQVFKVWMHNNKQAMKKKQMKKKESSAVTKTKNKSQIYLKMLCCFCWLFTYFPQNSLVLKRGIAMGNVWLSKEV; via the exons atgGAACTGAGAGACCAAGATAAGGAAATGGGGTTGCCATTGCCATTGTCAAGCTCACAAACCCCAAATCCAAGGCcaccccaaaccctaaaccattaCCCTAATATAGATCCACTGCCACCTGGTTCAGTTGCTGGTGCTGAGCCTGAACCAGTAGGTTCAAGCCTCGTGGTTAGGTATAGGGAGTGTTTAAAGAACCATGCAGCCACCATGGGAGGACACGTTGTGGATGGTTGTGGTGAGTTCATGCCAAGTGGAGAAGAAGGTACCATGGCAGCCATGAAATGTGCAGCTTGTGAATGCCATAGGAATTTTCATAGGAAAGAAATCAATGGTGAATCACAGTATCTACCACCATTACCAAGGAGGAACGGTGTTGTTCATCTTCAACAACAACCAGTAAGGTTTCCGGCGCCGGTTATGATGAGCTTTGGCGGCGGCGGTGGTGGCACGGCGGAGGAGTCTTCGAGTGAAGATCTGAGACATGATGAACTTATTAATGTTCCACAATCATCAAAGAAGAGATTTAGAACAAAGTTCAGTCaagatcaaaaggaaaaaatgatgGAATTTGCTGAGACATTGGGATGGAGAATCCAAAAACAAGATGAACATGAATTGCAGATGTTTTGTTCACAAGTGGGAGTTAAGCGACAAGTTTTCAAAGTATGGATGCACAACAATAAACAAGCCATGAAGAAGAAACAAAT gaaaaaaaaggaaagtagtGCAGTAACCAAGACCAAGAACAAAAGCCAGATATATTTGAAGATGCTGTGTTGTTTTTGTTggttatttacttattttcctCAAAATTCTTTGGTGTTGAAACGTGGCATTGCAATGGGCAACGTGTGGCTGAGTAAGGAGGTCTAG